The following coding sequences are from one Paenibacillus sp. FSL R5-0912 window:
- a CDS encoding IS110 family transposase: protein MRHVFVGLDLHKAHHTAVIIDCWNERLGEIQIENKPSAFDELMKFVKKHTPKGMTPVYGLEDTGGNGRALAVHLVEKKQIVKEVNSALSYNERKSYATTQKSDSWDAYCIAKVSLSRLDELPDANPQDMYWTIGQLGARRNAIVKHAATVKNQLHQQLSYHYPSYKKFFCDIDGKAALAFWEKYPAPYHLESVGAEELAAYLRKASHNTCSTRKAEEILELVKKDGETKRNYQASRDFLVVNMVQDMKGSRELIKETEAQLRQVLSETDYKLDSMDGISTVTAAELIAEIGDIRRFSSADKLARFAGIAPVRFSSGGNSIRASGKLI from the coding sequence ATGCGTCATGTTTTCGTTGGTTTAGACCTGCATAAAGCCCACCATACAGCAGTTATCATCGACTGTTGGAATGAACGGCTTGGCGAAATCCAAATCGAGAATAAGCCATCTGCCTTTGACGAGTTGATGAAGTTCGTCAAGAAGCATACGCCAAAAGGAATGACCCCTGTCTATGGATTAGAGGATACGGGCGGCAATGGCAGAGCGTTAGCCGTTCACCTTGTTGAGAAGAAACAAATCGTCAAGGAAGTTAACTCCGCTCTATCCTACAATGAACGTAAAAGCTACGCTACGACCCAAAAGAGCGATAGTTGGGATGCGTACTGCATCGCCAAAGTGTCGCTTTCCAGGCTTGATGAACTGCCTGATGCGAATCCGCAGGATATGTATTGGACAATCGGGCAACTGGGGGCAAGGCGGAACGCTATTGTCAAACATGCCGCTACGGTCAAGAACCAACTTCATCAGCAGTTAAGCTATCACTATCCATCTTACAAGAAATTCTTCTGTGATATTGACGGGAAAGCCGCTCTTGCCTTTTGGGAAAAGTACCCTGCTCCGTATCACTTGGAATCGGTGGGGGCGGAGGAACTAGCGGCATACCTCCGCAAAGCAAGCCATAACACCTGTTCTACCCGTAAAGCAGAGGAAATCTTGGAACTGGTGAAGAAAGACGGAGAAACAAAGCGAAACTACCAAGCATCAAGAGACTTTCTTGTTGTAAATATGGTACAGGACATGAAGGGGAGCAGAGAACTGATTAAAGAGACAGAAGCACAGCTACGTCAGGTACTGTCTGAGACAGATTACAAACTGGATTCGATGGACGGTATTAGCACCGTTACAGCGGCGGAACTGATTGCTGAAATCGGAGATATTCGCCGCTTCTCTAGTGCTGATAAGCTAGCCCGTTTTGCCGGAATCGCTCCTGTCCGCTTTAGTTCGGGCGGCAACTCTATTAGAGCGTCAGGCAAGCTGATATAA
- a CDS encoding MOSC domain-containing protein, whose amino-acid sequence MSITVGEITAINRYPVKSFAGEELEACQIESYGVQGDRYCAFYDMTKKDWWQYVTARKLPNMLSYQAQFIHGDIRVTAADGRVFGWDTDLLNEIQSLTSTPITMSEFKAPHPEAKHPQLLSVDGASILLVTDKSLKKLEALWGKPVDQRRFRGNFVVEVSEDSPGEEAWLGRRLSIGGAELQVDSYCERCVMITTDPDTLERDSSLLKQVNKELNLNFGVYASVIRTGEIRLGDPVVLLPEASAAE is encoded by the coding sequence GTGTCCATTACAGTTGGTGAAATTACGGCGATTAACCGCTATCCGGTCAAATCCTTTGCGGGCGAAGAGCTGGAAGCGTGTCAGATAGAATCTTACGGGGTGCAGGGGGACCGGTATTGTGCTTTTTATGATATGACGAAGAAGGATTGGTGGCAGTATGTTACAGCCAGAAAGCTCCCCAATATGCTTAGTTATCAAGCGCAATTTATCCACGGGGATATCCGGGTGACGGCGGCTGACGGCAGAGTCTTCGGCTGGGATACGGATCTGCTGAATGAAATCCAGAGCCTGACCTCCACGCCAATTACGATGTCTGAGTTCAAAGCCCCTCACCCGGAGGCTAAACACCCGCAGCTGTTATCTGTGGACGGGGCCAGTATCCTGCTCGTGACCGATAAGAGCCTGAAGAAGCTGGAGGCGTTATGGGGCAAGCCGGTTGATCAGCGCCGTTTCCGGGGTAACTTTGTCGTGGAAGTAAGTGAGGATTCGCCCGGGGAAGAGGCGTGGCTCGGCCGGCGGTTATCGATAGGCGGTGCGGAGCTGCAGGTGGACAGCTATTGTGAACGCTGTGTTATGATTACGACGGACCCTGATACGCTGGAGCGGGACAGCTCGCTGCTCAAACAAGTGAATAAGGAGCTTAATCTGAACTTTGGCGTATATGCTTCTGTAATCCGGACCGGGGAGATCCGGTTGGGTGATCCGGTGGTTTTGCTGCCGGAAGCGTCCGCAGCGGAGTGA